The nucleotide sequence TCCCCCAGACTTCAAACACATCTGGCAAACTGTAATGTACAATAGCCTAAAAACAGAGCTTGATAGTACGCAACCTATGTGGACTGTGCATAATTCATGAATTTGTCCGACTTAGGCTTTGGCTTCTTGTTTTTATACTCCCAATTAAATATTTGGACAATATTGGCTTTGTATGTTGATGCAAAGATGAATATCTTCAATCCAATGTACCACTATTAGAAAATTCACGTTAGAATATTGTCTGCAGATCTTTAACCAGTCATAGTTTATAGAAGTCCTCAAGTAAGATGAACCCTGTGCTGTAAAAAGTGTAAGACACATACATGAATATGTTATAAACCAATGGTTctttcaaaatatataaatatttctatattaaaaacagtaaacagcAATATAATTTACCATGTGTTTTAGAATAATGCATAGGTTAAAAAGACATGACACAAAGGGAAATAGGGTCAAAATTCACATTACATGCAAGTTAAGCAATAACAAATATAGTTTGGATATGTCCTTATAAGCATATGCATGAAAGGGTTAATAGTTAATGATAAAATTAAACTCACAAACTCTCGGAATCTGTCAGTGGCTTCAGCCATTTTACATTGCAGTTTCCGGTTTTCCTGTACACACAAATATTACTTAGCAGTTCAGTAAATATGACAAAAATTGCTTTCAaactgtgatatttttttttacaaaaactagAAAATTGCTCTTATTACCTAAATGCTTTAAGTTCTGAACAAAAagtgtatattttgtttattttcagggttaatattaatttgtaagacccccccccccccaaatgaGTAAGAATTTACGTAAACTTGCACTGATTGCATAAACGAGACTCTACTTAAACAGAACTTTAAACTGATTTCTGAGCATTCAAgcattaattgtttaattttattttgtaatgctTTTAAGGCCTAAGGCTTTTAAAAGCTAAATATTTAGGTTAAGTAAATCACTTTGTCAGTTTCTCAGTGAGGCGTATAATATGTATGTTTGTGCACAAAAATTGTATAAGCAGCCATGTTAGTTTCTGCTAGCTGAGTATTTTTGAAGGctgatactgtatgtgcatggtGGAACCATTAGGAACTGATAGTTATACAGTGATGAGATTTATGTAGTTTGTTCAACTGAAATttgaatcttaaaaaaaataagatagtTCAATTACCTTTCATTTGCATTAGAATTTATGAGATTCCCCCAACATATTTACAACATCCATTTCATGTGTATATGGGGGTGTTAGACTTTGTcttcttaatttaatttgtgAACTAGTATTGACTTAGTATGTTGATATGTACTTTGTTAAACTGAAATTTGAACATTAGAAAATAATCGTTCAATTAACTTAAATTTGCATGAGACTTTATGAGACTTTTTAAATAAGAGTGACTGGTTTGCATTGCAATACTTAAATATGCTTGGTTAAACTTGTGTTTGAATTGTCAAATCACTTTTCATGAGTGACATTTATTCCCAAATTTAATTTACTGAATCACGTGCTTtaagattgatttttttttcaagcaagGTTAGGTGCCAAAATGTTGCATTTAGGGATTAATTGAAGTTCTGTGAAATTTCTGCATTTTAGCGCCCAAAACAAGGCGATAAAGGAAAGCAGAGGCATGCATGTATGTGCAGAGACAAAGGCTGATTGTTATGCTGAGAATCCAGCGCATGTTTGCGCACGGACCCGACACAAAGGAGCGCTCTTTCTGTGTATTAAGATGTTAAACGGCTCTGAGGCTGACCCGTAAGCTTTTCCCAGTAAAGACACAGAGATGATTTTTAGCTCCTCGGGCCCCCCGATCTGTGTTTAATCCGGGTGATGTGATGGCGCCCTTAACTTGAACCCGGAGTGTGAAAGTGTCCCGCAGAGCCGCTGATGTGGCCGCGAGCTCACCACCAGGCTTTGATCGGGTTTTATTCCATTTAACCTGCTGGTTTGTTAGTCAAATGTCCTTAAGGGAAATCTCCTGCACGTGTGACTAAACTTATAAGAAGTGATCATCATGCAAAATAGCAAAAGCTTTTATGCTGCATATCAAAGTAGCAAAGCTTATATGTAGCTTTTAAAGTATCTGTAGTGCAGTATCTGTGATGTTTTCAGGGGTTGAGGTTCCCacatatttaaatgatgtaGCTATTGTATATGATATTTAACTCatggaattgtttttttttttttttttttttagaggacCATGGCCTTCTGTAACTTTTACATGTTGGCATAATGTTCAGTGATATTAAATAAacctaatttattaatttcacaACCTGAACATAAATCTaccatacatttttattaccccattttttttttacttcaaatgGAATTTTgccctttatttaaatttgtttatctatttttttaaagtttatatatGTGTCAAACATGACCCAAATATTAAAATACCAAggctcatttttaaaataataaccacTGGTGGGCCAATGATTGATTAAGAATTTAAGTTACTTATCAGAACTTTGGAAGTTCAAGCCCCAGCCCAAATAAAAGGCACTACTTTTGGGCCCTGAAGCAAGGATTCTCTCCAAGGCACTGTGTAATGGCTGACTCACTGCTTAGAACCTGGCGTCCTGGCAAGCTCGgatatgtaataaaatgtgaatgagcatgtgagtgtatgcatgtgtgtgccctgtgatgaattagCACCccacccagggtgtacccgccttgtgtcccaagtctcctgggacaggcttcaGCCCCCCctacaaccctgtatacaggataaagtggtatagacagtgagtggtatagacagtgagtgagtgagtgagtgtgtagaTGAGTGTGATGTATATGGAAAAACTAAGtatacttctttttttctttgcaccATCAGAACACATAAGTTGACATCATTTATAACTtacttgtatatttaaaaaaaaatcacaatcatAAATCAAATAACAGTGGAAGACTACTAAgcactgtaaatgtttattatataattataatcttAACACACACAGATTTGATTATGAGCCTTTCAAGTacacattattttcttttatagttGGTGTGATTTGGCTGTGGATGGCTGAACATGGATACTCTAAAGACTGGATTCATGGAtactcaaaaaagaaaagaaaaaaagaaaaaatgactgaACAGCCAAGAAGTCTTTCTCCACTTGCTTCAGTGAATATTTTTATCAAGATATAATGGGTTTTCACCTAAGAGCTGCTGCTGTAATCATAAATAATAACCAGTTCTTATCCCAGAAGATATCCAAAAAGTTGTGATTTTTATGACCTTTTACCAATGCAAATGAGAAAAGCTGCTTGCCCAATCACATTTTACTTGCTTATTATGAATCTAAATCTACATTTGTTTTTCTGACCATGTTTACTgttgaatacattttttaaataagtttgaaCTGAATactcattgtttttttataattacttaAAATCGCGTAtcagtttttataaatattacttgcattaaaaactaaattgatATTATTGGATTTAAACTTTTgcttgaaataaagaaaaatatcatAAAATCACAAAATGTAACTACAAAAATTTTTAGCATTCAAGTATAAACCATATAATGCTGAGGaggaaaataattatatatactgtaaatatagcCTATCATTTTAACTATATTCTTGACCTGGTATCCacacagttttaaaatgttgaaattgatttctttggttttgaaACTGAATCTAGGTAGATCTAAGAATCGAAtcagtctttttttaaacaatacagtTAAGTTCGAGTTGAAAGTGCTTTTAATTTTGGGTGGAAAGTGTTGCAAACACACAAATAGTTTAtaaccaaaacaaaaataagcagAAATCAGAATAATGAAAAATCATGGGAAAAAACACAGCCTGTCCATGAGTATTGTTTTATGCTTGTTTTGAACAGCTGGCTAAGGCCAGGGTGCAATCAGATTAAGCAAAATCACTGACAAAAAAATTAGGATGGTGACCGTCTCCAAATACGCACGCACGCAAgctcgcacacacacgcgcgcgcacacacacacctccccggGGTCCCCACACCCACCCATTCAGTGCCTCTTTAAGAGACCCCTGGCGAGAGGATCTTCTCCTGCATAAAGACGAGACGCGAGAATGACTCGCCATACACTTTGGTTCTGACTTTGCTGCCCAAACGCTCCGAGACGGACAAAAACAAGGGACCAAAACCTCAGAGAGTGCGGAGGAGTCCTGGACGAGTCGCCTTATCCCGAGGATTTACACGTTTTCTCGCTGTAACGGTGTTTTTTCCGTCTATTTCTCACGAGCGGATGACTGACTGAAGTCCCAGCAGGCGCTCTGCTTCCACAGCCGCGGTGCTCGCGCTCATCTGCAGGTGCTGATCTCCTCCTGACAGTAAAAGCACATGGCTGCACTGACGCTCTCCAGAACCGACAACATTCTCCATAACTTCTTACAggtacatatatatttatagagaaATGAGCATTCCGTTTTCATATtcaagctttttcttatttaatgcaACGTCTTTTAAATAGTTCGTGCAGTATTGAGTGAAGAGTTCATcactattttaaaaagctgattAGAAAACTGATAGAAACTTTAGTGACGATCACAATCATAAAACTGTTCGATGATTGCTTTTTATGATGCTTACATCCAAGAACCACAGTGTAggaatttttaaatatgaacttTCCATGCATGCtgataaaacatctgaatgcaTGCATGGAAAGTTCATAATTAAAAAGCTGACGATAGCTAATTTTAAGAACAATAGAACAATAGAGAATCATCAGCTTTTTAATTATGAGCTTTCCATGCATgcagatgttttattaaaatcctGGCTGAATTTGACTGAAGTAACTGTTCCATGATTATTCAAAATTTAACCTTGAACCATAACAACTTTGATCTTAACTAAAATATAACCTTATTTGATTTGaccaatgtaaatgtaaatataattatagcaAGCATTAAATATATAGTTGATGGTAATATTTAccatagatttaaaaataaagaaagaaaaaataagaaataaataaaatgtccattagatccatttttagatttttattttattttatacatctaAAAATAGTatcaataaataatagtaaacaTGTGATTCCATAAAGTGTACAGTTCCACTTTCCGAATCAATTATTATCACTTTTAGGCTAATAAGgtaattgtatttaattgaatttgatTGGTAATTAACATTGTCactctttaaaataattttcttctGCTTCTTAGGATCGTACTCCGAGCTCCTCCCCGGAGAGTGGCCCCAATCCGCTGTCATTCCTGGCCACCACGTGCAGTCAGGCTTGGCAGGTGAGCGGCACCGTGGGCACAGACGGGGCTCCGTTCCCCTATGAGGGCACAGTGGGGACCACATCCAGTATGTTTCAACTCTGGAGCAATGAGGTAGCCCCCAACTCGAACCTGAGTGCCCATCATATGGCCTTCAGCGTGCCCAAGATGCAGTTTCCTGGCCATGTCCAGAATGGCCTGGGCCCTCACtcgcaccaccaccaccatcatcatcatcaccaccatcaccacgaGCTGCCTCTTACCCCTCCAGCCGAACCTTCTGGTTCATACTCATTTGATGTCTCACCGGTAAAAATGCTGCCATCACAGGCACAAGGAAACGCTCAGTACTATGCACAGCACAATGCTGTTGGTCAGAACTTTCCCAGCTTTCTGCAGAACAATTCAACCCGAGCCCATCTGCCTGGAGGGCACATTGAAGATAGCCAGCAGTGGTGGAGTCTCCCTCCGAGCAACACCAGCACCTCGAGTCACCCATTTTCCTTGGGCAGGCAGCTGGTTTTAGGCCACCAGCCTCAGATTGCTGCTCTGCTGCAAGGCACCTCGAAGAGCCTGCTGAGCTCCACACGCCGCTGCCGCCGGTGTAAGTGCCCGAACTGCCAATCTGCAGGGAACACCGTCGGCAGCCTAGAGTTTGGCAAAAAAAGACTGCACATCTGCCACATCCCAGAGTGCGGCAAGGTGTACAAGAAGACATCCCATCTGAAAGCGCACTTGCGCTGGCATGCCGGCGAGAGGCCATTCATTTGCAACTGGCTCTTCTGCGGTAAGAGCTTCACACGTTCGGACGAGCTACAGAGGCACCTGCGCACACACACCGGCGAGAAGCGTTTCGGCTGCACACAGTGTGGCAAGAGGTTCATGCGCAGTGATCACCTCTCCAAGCATGTCAAGACCCACCAGAGCAGGAAGGGTCGATCCAGCCAACCTTCTCATGTTGACCCAGAGCTGAGCAACATTAAGAGGGAGTGAGAGGAATCCAAGAACTGAAGTGCACAGATAATCTTACAACTCTCACAGAGATGGTCGCTTGAATAATCCTCGTGAGAGACAAAGCCATATTTATAGGAGTTCACAGAGTTTCTGAACATGAAGGTCTATAATGAAGGCCACGCTGCTAGTAAACAGGTGATGGACAAACACTGTAAAAGGGAAATGTTACTTGTTTTTACATGGTTTTAGGCATGCTTGAGATCTCACTAATGCTGGTCTCTCTTTGCACAAAGGTAATTTGTCAGTCTGTTAATTCACTAACAATAAGTTATACAatcacaatataaaaatatttattaaatcaatctggtcctttattttttacagaaaaattgCCTTAATACTCTTatcacattttgttgttttgtaaaaaaaaatgtttagataattattttaatcaattttacTGATTGTCTGTAATTATTTACCATCGTTCTGATATCGGTTTAAAGCAGCGGTTTGCACTCAGAACATTTCTTTACTTTACATGTAAATATCCCGGATGTTCGCATAAAGCCTGGTTTTAATTCTAGCCTCAGATGGTGTTGTAATGTACAGAATATAATGTTTATACATGGCATACAGTTCTATGAAGACTAcgcatgtgaaaaataaataaataaacaaacaaaaataggtAAAAACTCTCAATGTCATCTGTCTTTGTCTTATTAATTTTAGAGCACACTCCTCACATTCGAATTAATGTGTGAATATGAGCAAATGGCTGGCTAATATTACATCTAACATCACATGAGTGCCGGACCACGTCGATTCAAATGCT is from Clarias gariepinus isolate MV-2021 ecotype Netherlands chromosome 22, CGAR_prim_01v2, whole genome shotgun sequence and encodes:
- the sp5l gene encoding sp5 transcription factor-like — encoded protein: MAALTLSRTDNILHNFLQDRTPSSSPESGPNPLSFLATTCSQAWQVSGTVGTDGAPFPYEGTVGTTSSMFQLWSNEVAPNSNLSAHHMAFSVPKMQFPGHVQNGLGPHSHHHHHHHHHHHHHELPLTPPAEPSGSYSFDVSPVKMLPSQAQGNAQYYAQHNAVGQNFPSFLQNNSTRAHLPGGHIEDSQQWWSLPPSNTSTSSHPFSLGRQLVLGHQPQIAALLQGTSKSLLSSTRRCRRCKCPNCQSAGNTVGSLEFGKKRLHICHIPECGKVYKKTSHLKAHLRWHAGERPFICNWLFCGKSFTRSDELQRHLRTHTGEKRFGCTQCGKRFMRSDHLSKHVKTHQSRKGRSSQPSHVDPELSNIKRE